One Maribacter cobaltidurans genomic window carries:
- the pdeM gene encoding ligase-associated DNA damage response endonuclease PdeM — protein sequence MMHGITIRDQSFQMHYSGALFWEEKSILLISDVHLGKVSHFRKFGAAVPQQAIQKNFTAMDDSLETFLPKTVIFLGDLFHSHLNNEWKLFEAWVTSKTMDFILVSGNHDIISPLKYEALKIQILPELLLDGFLLTHHPEEREDYFNFSGHIHPAIRLNGLGRQSVRLPCFYKTNDQMILPAFGEFTGSYTMEPCEDCEVYALLGDAVLPVPIKEVKKKRRNRK from the coding sequence ATGATGCATGGTATTACCATTCGTGACCAGTCTTTCCAAATGCACTATTCCGGGGCCCTTTTCTGGGAAGAAAAATCGATTTTGCTCATAAGTGATGTCCATTTGGGAAAGGTTTCCCATTTTAGAAAATTTGGTGCAGCGGTACCCCAGCAAGCGATACAAAAAAATTTTACGGCCATGGATGATTCCTTGGAGACCTTTCTTCCCAAGACCGTCATTTTTTTGGGCGACCTCTTCCATTCGCACCTCAACAATGAGTGGAAACTGTTCGAAGCTTGGGTAACGTCAAAAACAATGGATTTTATTTTGGTTTCGGGGAATCACGATATTATATCCCCCTTAAAATATGAGGCTTTAAAAATTCAAATTTTGCCGGAGTTGCTTTTAGATGGATTTTTACTCACTCATCATCCGGAGGAACGGGAGGATTATTTTAATTTTTCAGGACATATCCATCCGGCTATCCGGTTAAACGGACTGGGAAGACAATCGGTTCGCCTGCCTTGTTTTTATAAGACCAATGACCAAATGATTTTACCCGCTTTTGGTGAGTTTACGGGTTCTTATACCATGGAACCCTGTGAAGATTGTGAGGTTTACGCCCTTTTGGGTGATGCCGTGCTACCCGTTCCCATTAAGGAAGTGAAGAAAAAAAGAAGAAATCGTAAATAG
- a CDS encoding dihydrolipoyl dehydrogenase family protein, protein MDSKKFDVFVIGSGIAGQTVAKACAEAGKKVAITEKRAFGGTCANRGCDPKKVLLGATEAVEQANNLKQKGIVKAISINWKKLQKFKTEFTGPVPESTKKKLSDLGITLFHESPKFIDEKTLTIGKKKVTAKVIVIATGYEPRKLLFTGNKYLQESGDFLMLKKLPKRITFLGAGYVGMEFAHMAARAGSKVVVMDSGDSILHPFDIDLTKELKDYSEKLGIRFIFNVNPVAIKKKGKKYKFSYTVNESQKSIKTNLVFNTAGRVPALSGLDLEKGNVIFDEQGITTNAFLQSTSNSRVYACGDVSDKNLPLTPLSGRQGYVASENILNGNTKSLDVPVIPSVVFTLPNLASVGYSEEEARSRYKNVIVNYKVVPNWFNAKRINAPLYTYKIIMNKRTGEVVGAHLLGPNAGETINIFAMAMNQKMTGDDLQRTIFTYPSWANDIKSMV, encoded by the coding sequence ATGGACTCAAAAAAGTTTGATGTATTTGTCATAGGAAGTGGAATTGCGGGGCAGACGGTTGCCAAAGCTTGTGCAGAGGCCGGAAAAAAAGTGGCAATTACGGAAAAAAGAGCGTTTGGGGGTACTTGTGCCAATAGGGGTTGCGATCCCAAAAAAGTGCTACTAGGGGCAACCGAAGCCGTTGAACAGGCAAATAACCTCAAACAAAAAGGAATTGTAAAAGCGATATCCATAAACTGGAAAAAGCTACAAAAATTTAAAACTGAGTTTACGGGGCCTGTTCCAGAGAGTACGAAGAAAAAGCTCAGTGATTTAGGAATAACCCTATTTCATGAGTCCCCAAAATTCATAGACGAGAAAACACTAACCATTGGAAAAAAGAAGGTTACGGCAAAAGTCATTGTCATTGCCACAGGTTATGAACCAAGAAAACTACTCTTTACGGGAAATAAATACTTGCAAGAAAGTGGTGATTTTTTAATGCTGAAAAAACTGCCTAAGCGTATTACATTTCTTGGTGCTGGATATGTAGGGATGGAATTTGCGCACATGGCTGCAAGGGCGGGTTCCAAGGTTGTGGTTATGGACAGCGGAGATTCAATTTTACACCCCTTTGATATAGATTTGACCAAAGAATTGAAAGACTATTCCGAGAAATTGGGTATTCGGTTTATTTTCAATGTAAACCCTGTTGCAATAAAGAAAAAAGGGAAAAAATATAAGTTTTCTTATACAGTAAACGAATCTCAAAAATCGATTAAAACAAATTTGGTTTTCAATACTGCCGGCCGTGTTCCGGCCTTGTCCGGCTTGGATTTGGAAAAAGGGAATGTGATTTTTGATGAGCAAGGAATTACCACCAATGCCTTTCTTCAAAGCACTTCGAATTCAAGAGTATATGCATGTGGGGATGTTTCCGACAAGAATTTACCGCTAACACCACTTTCAGGAAGGCAGGGTTATGTGGCATCGGAAAACATACTAAATGGGAACACCAAATCTTTGGACGTTCCCGTTATTCCTTCTGTGGTATTTACCTTGCCCAATTTGGCATCTGTTGGATATTCTGAAGAAGAGGCCAGGAGTAGATATAAGAATGTAATTGTTAACTATAAGGTAGTTCCTAATTGGTTTAATGCGAAAAGAATAAATGCACCGCTATATACTTATAAAATTATCATGAACAAACGTACCGGTGAAGTAGTGGGAGCCCATCTTTTAGGCCCTAATGCCGGTGAAACCATAAATATATTTGCGATGGCCATGAATCAAAAAATGACCGGGGATGATTTACAAAGAACCATATTTACCTATCCATCCTGGGCGAACGATATAAAGAGTATGGTATAG
- the mfd gene encoding transcription-repair coupling factor has translation MNGIHCLCILIFAKIFLLNTSQIQQAFGQSPQLGKLQETISQIQNSENRDTSKIGLKGLTGSSLSFILSEIFKKQERPFLAIFNDKEEAAYFLNDLERIIGEDDVLFYPGSYRRPYQIEETDNANVLLRAEVLNRINSRKKPAVIISYPDALFEKVLTRKELDKNTLKMNLGDTLSLDFLNEVLFEYQFKRVDFVTEPGEFSVRGGIVDVYSFSNDEPYRVEFFGDEIDSIRTFDVETQLSNNKVKSITIVPNMANKFLVEQRQSFLTYVASNTLVYAKNTDLLFGRLDDFFEKALEAFSKLSEDIKHASPEELFMSGGAFKEHLQNFTVLSGDISKGDQNVFEFNTKPQPSFNKKFDLLIDNLNSYREKGYTNYILCASEQQSKRFQDIFEEVNEKVHYQTLVFPLYQGFVDDDLKLVCYTDHQIFERYHKFHIKNGYSKKQSITLKELNKLEIGDYVTHIDHGIGKFGGLQKIDVEGKKQEAIKLMYGERDILYVSIHSLHKISKFNGKDGAVPKIYKLGSGAWKKIKDKTKNRVKKIAFDLIKVYAKRRLEKGFQYAPDSYLQNELEASFIYEDTPDQSSSTEDVKKDMESERPMDRLICGDVGFGKTEVAIRAAFKAVDNGKQVAVLVPTTILAFQHHRTFSERLKDMPVTVDYLNRFRTAKEKRETLENLANGKVDIIIGTHQLVNKNVKFKDLGLLIVDEEQKFGVSVKDKLKSIKENVDVLTLTATPIPRTLQFSLMAARDLSVINTAPPNRYPIESQVIRFNEDTIRDAVSYEIERGGQIFFIHNRIENIKEVAGMIQRLVPDAKVGIGHGQMDGKKLETLMLGFMNGEFDVLVSTTIVESGLDVTNANTIFINNANNFGLSDLHQMRGRVGRGNKKAFCYFITPPYEVMTTDARKRIEALEQFTELGSGFNIAMKDLEIRGAGDLLGGEQSGFINEIGFETYQKILAEAIEELKENEFKELYDEVEGPHEKIYVKETQIDSDFELLFPDDYINNITERLTLYTDLNKVENEEGLQNFEKQLIDRFGELPSQAEDLLNSVRIKWIANSIGLEKIVMKKGKMIGYFISDQQSDFYQTENFTRVLQYVQSHHQKCKIKEKQTRNGLRLLLTFDGITSVDKALQSLLPFDRTPKNENSSKLEGQKRD, from the coding sequence ATGAATGGTATCCATTGCCTGTGTATCCTTATATTTGCAAAAATTTTTTTGTTGAATACATCCCAAATCCAACAAGCCTTTGGACAGTCTCCCCAACTAGGGAAACTGCAGGAGACTATTTCCCAAATTCAAAATTCAGAAAATAGAGACACTTCTAAAATTGGTCTAAAAGGATTAACGGGTTCCTCTCTATCCTTTATCCTTTCCGAAATTTTCAAAAAACAGGAACGCCCCTTTTTAGCCATCTTTAACGATAAGGAGGAAGCTGCCTATTTTCTTAATGACCTTGAACGAATTATTGGTGAAGACGACGTACTTTTTTATCCCGGAAGCTATAGACGTCCCTATCAAATCGAGGAAACGGACAATGCCAACGTGCTGCTTAGGGCAGAAGTGCTGAACCGAATCAATTCCAGAAAAAAACCGGCAGTTATCATATCCTACCCCGATGCGCTTTTTGAAAAAGTTCTAACAAGAAAGGAACTGGACAAAAACACCTTGAAAATGAATTTGGGAGACACGCTCTCCCTCGATTTCTTGAATGAGGTGTTGTTCGAATATCAGTTCAAACGGGTGGACTTTGTTACCGAACCGGGGGAGTTTTCGGTTCGGGGGGGTATCGTGGATGTGTATTCCTTTTCCAATGACGAACCTTATCGGGTAGAGTTTTTTGGCGATGAAATCGATAGTATCAGAACCTTCGATGTAGAGACCCAACTATCCAATAACAAAGTCAAAAGCATCACCATTGTTCCCAATATGGCGAATAAGTTCCTTGTTGAACAGCGTCAAAGTTTCCTTACCTACGTAGCCTCCAATACATTGGTCTATGCCAAGAATACCGATTTGCTTTTTGGCCGACTCGATGATTTTTTTGAAAAGGCCCTAGAAGCCTTTTCAAAACTGTCCGAAGATATAAAACATGCCAGTCCGGAAGAGCTCTTTATGAGCGGAGGTGCGTTTAAAGAGCATCTGCAGAATTTCACTGTATTGTCCGGGGACATTTCAAAAGGGGACCAAAACGTATTTGAATTCAACACAAAACCACAGCCTTCGTTCAACAAAAAGTTCGATTTGCTTATTGATAACCTCAACAGCTATAGAGAAAAAGGGTATACCAATTATATTCTCTGTGCCAGTGAACAACAGTCCAAAAGATTTCAGGACATATTTGAGGAGGTAAACGAAAAAGTACATTATCAGACCCTAGTTTTTCCCTTGTACCAAGGCTTTGTAGACGATGACTTGAAACTAGTTTGTTATACTGACCATCAGATTTTTGAACGTTACCATAAATTCCATATAAAGAACGGGTACTCCAAAAAGCAATCCATCACCCTGAAAGAGCTTAATAAGCTGGAAATTGGGGATTATGTTACGCACATAGATCATGGAATCGGGAAATTCGGTGGGCTACAGAAAATAGACGTAGAGGGTAAAAAACAGGAGGCTATAAAATTGATGTATGGCGAGCGTGATATCCTTTATGTGAGTATTCATTCTCTGCACAAAATATCCAAATTCAACGGCAAGGATGGTGCCGTTCCCAAAATTTATAAACTCGGTTCGGGAGCTTGGAAGAAAATCAAGGACAAGACCAAAAACCGTGTAAAGAAAATTGCTTTTGATCTCATTAAGGTATACGCAAAAAGACGATTGGAAAAAGGTTTCCAATATGCCCCGGACAGTTATTTGCAGAACGAATTGGAAGCTTCATTCATTTATGAGGATACGCCGGACCAAAGTAGTTCGACCGAAGATGTGAAAAAAGACATGGAAAGTGAGCGCCCCATGGACCGATTGATCTGTGGAGACGTTGGCTTTGGAAAAACCGAAGTCGCCATTAGGGCAGCTTTTAAGGCCGTAGATAATGGTAAACAAGTGGCCGTTTTGGTTCCTACCACTATTTTGGCCTTTCAACACCACCGTACTTTTTCGGAACGATTGAAGGATATGCCGGTAACCGTAGATTATCTTAACCGTTTTAGGACGGCCAAAGAAAAACGCGAAACCTTGGAGAATTTGGCCAATGGCAAAGTGGATATAATTATTGGCACCCATCAATTGGTGAACAAAAATGTAAAGTTTAAGGACTTAGGTCTGTTAATTGTAGACGAGGAGCAAAAGTTCGGGGTATCGGTAAAGGATAAACTCAAATCCATAAAAGAAAATGTAGACGTACTAACCTTGACCGCTACCCCAATTCCAAGAACATTACAATTCAGTTTAATGGCAGCCAGGGATTTATCGGTCATCAATACGGCACCCCCAAACAGGTACCCGATTGAAAGTCAGGTGATTCGATTTAACGAAGATACCATTCGGGACGCGGTAAGCTATGAAATAGAACGAGGAGGACAGATTTTTTTCATCCATAACAGAATAGAGAACATTAAGGAGGTTGCCGGTATGATTCAACGTTTGGTTCCCGATGCCAAAGTTGGAATTGGGCACGGCCAAATGGATGGGAAAAAACTGGAAACTTTAATGTTAGGTTTTATGAACGGTGAATTTGATGTATTGGTCTCCACGACTATCGTTGAAAGCGGCCTGGACGTAACCAATGCCAATACCATTTTCATCAACAACGCAAACAACTTTGGTTTAAGTGACCTTCATCAAATGAGGGGACGCGTGGGGCGTGGCAACAAAAAGGCTTTCTGTTATTTTATCACTCCACCCTATGAAGTAATGACTACGGACGCCAGAAAACGTATCGAGGCTTTGGAACAGTTTACGGAACTCGGTAGTGGATTCAATATCGCCATGAAAGATCTGGAAATACGTGGCGCCGGAGATCTTTTGGGTGGCGAGCAAAGTGGCTTCATCAACGAAATAGGTTTTGAAACCTATCAAAAAATATTGGCGGAAGCCATTGAGGAACTTAAGGAAAATGAATTCAAGGAACTATATGATGAAGTAGAAGGTCCGCATGAAAAGATTTATGTAAAGGAAACGCAAATCGATTCCGATTTTGAACTGTTGTTCCCAGATGATTACATCAATAACATCACGGAACGATTGACTTTGTATACGGACTTAAATAAAGTCGAGAATGAAGAGGGACTCCAAAACTTTGAGAAACAGCTTATTGACCGTTTCGGGGAACTACCATCCCAAGCCGAAGACTTATTAAATTCGGTACGGATCAAGTGGATAGCCAATAGTATTGGGCTGGAAAAAATTGTAATGAAAAAAGGGAAAATGATTGGTTATTTTATTAGCGACCAGCAATCAGACTTTTATCAAACGGAGAATTTCACCCGGGTACTACAATACGTACAGTCACACCATCAAAAATGTAAGATCAAGGAAAAACAGACCCGAAACGGGCTTCGCCTATTGTTAACTTTTGATGGTATTACCAGTGTGGACAAGGCGCTACAATCACTATTGCCTTTTGATAGAACACCTAAAAATGAAAACTCTTCAAAATTAGAGGGACAAAAAAGGGATTAA
- a CDS encoding TerB family tellurite resistance protein, with product MKFEISEKLAIAKVIDTLIHADGVVHNGEINAFGKLMELLDFDANFLIQARMLEMEQSIAMVKNFSHQKKELLENLMEEVAKSDGFVHQKEIEMMENVLSSIRLEIKSSKV from the coding sequence ATGAAATTTGAAATATCTGAAAAACTGGCCATCGCAAAGGTTATCGACACGCTCATCCATGCAGATGGGGTTGTACACAATGGGGAAATCAATGCCTTTGGCAAACTTATGGAACTCCTTGATTTTGATGCCAACTTTTTGATCCAGGCACGTATGCTGGAGATGGAACAAAGTATTGCCATGGTCAAGAATTTCTCCCATCAGAAAAAAGAATTACTGGAAAACCTTATGGAAGAGGTAGCAAAATCCGATGGTTTCGTACATCAAAAGGAAATTGAAATGATGGAAAATGTACTTTCATCCATCAGGCTAGAAATAAAATCTTCAAAGGTCTAA
- a CDS encoding APC family permease encodes MSDKIGLKEAMSIGIGGMVGGGIFAVLGLAVSLAQGGTPIAFLIAGSLALLTSYSYTKLSLVYPDRGGTVKFINEGLGKNVFSGGLNNLLWISYIIMLALYSSAFGSYAPNLFSITGETSLDSHIYSSAIILIATGINYYSIKIVGRIESYAVIIKLIILLGFIGVGIYGSIGNPNLEQFNLEHWKGPVQLLTGGMVIFVAYEGFELIANSASDIVNPKKNIPRAYYWSVLFVILLYIIIASVTIGTLPFKEIAKAEDYVLAEAAKPMLGQIGFTIMTIAALISTFSAINASLYGGSRVSYEIAEDDELPHELTSQFWNQPVGLVITAVLTLVLVNTLKLESISTSGSVGFLLIFALVNYSAFKLSPKIKAKKGIPLLGFILCLIASLVLIIQQYSDNKLGVIVSISIIFSCFLMEFIYKKSKK; translated from the coding sequence ATGAGCGATAAAATAGGACTTAAGGAAGCCATGTCTATTGGTATTGGCGGAATGGTGGGTGGTGGTATATTTGCAGTACTTGGTCTTGCCGTATCATTGGCCCAGGGCGGAACCCCCATAGCTTTTCTAATTGCGGGTAGTTTGGCATTACTGACTTCATACAGTTACACTAAGTTGTCCTTGGTCTATCCAGATAGAGGGGGTACGGTTAAATTTATCAATGAGGGATTGGGAAAAAATGTCTTTAGCGGCGGTTTGAACAACCTACTTTGGATCAGTTATATCATAATGTTGGCCCTTTACTCCTCGGCATTTGGATCTTACGCCCCAAATCTTTTTTCTATAACGGGTGAAACAAGCTTGGACTCCCATATATATTCCAGTGCCATCATACTTATTGCAACGGGCATCAATTACTACAGTATAAAGATAGTTGGCAGAATCGAGTCTTACGCGGTAATAATTAAGTTAATTATCCTATTGGGCTTTATAGGGGTAGGAATATATGGTTCAATAGGAAACCCAAATTTGGAGCAGTTCAATCTGGAACATTGGAAGGGCCCAGTACAGCTTTTGACCGGTGGTATGGTCATATTTGTGGCTTATGAAGGTTTTGAATTGATAGCTAACTCAGCTTCGGATATTGTAAATCCGAAAAAAAACATTCCAAGGGCATATTACTGGTCCGTACTATTCGTTATTCTGTTATATATAATCATAGCTTCCGTCACTATCGGTACACTACCATTTAAGGAGATTGCGAAGGCAGAAGACTATGTGCTTGCCGAGGCGGCAAAACCAATGCTTGGACAGATTGGTTTTACTATTATGACCATAGCGGCATTAATTTCAACATTCTCGGCAATAAATGCGTCGCTGTACGGGGGAAGCCGGGTAAGCTATGAAATTGCTGAAGATGATGAACTTCCACACGAACTAACCAGTCAATTTTGGAACCAGCCAGTAGGTTTGGTCATAACCGCAGTTCTTACCTTGGTTCTGGTCAATACTTTGAAATTGGAGAGTATTTCCACTTCAGGAAGTGTAGGGTTTCTATTGATATTTGCACTGGTAAATTATAGTGCCTTTAAACTTTCCCCAAAAATAAAGGCAAAAAAAGGCATACCATTATTAGGTTTCATTTTATGCCTGATCGCTTCCTTGGTGCTCATAATACAACAATATTCCGATAATAAACTTGGGGTAATCGTTTCAATTTCAATTATCTTTAGCTGCTTCCTTATGGAGTTTATCTATAAAAAATCGAAAAAATAG
- a CDS encoding serine hydrolase domain-containing protein yields MNILLRQLQKPITLGLGLALILSVSCKKDIKTLEKETSEISVVTESTKSRIDSTLKSFIDSGNIAGVSALIYEQGQEVYYNAFGYADKESKKPMERNTIVQIYSMTKPVTGTALMTLYEEGKFDLDDPISKFIPEFADMQVYTGVDANGNVTTEPLDRPITIRDVTRHTAGFPNRPDIPGLSELLADADAMNRENTLTQMAEKMSKVPLWFQPGTQWEYGPSVDVQALLVERISGIPYEEYVRKNVLDPLGMETTRYYIPEEDRDRFAKLYRRTGEGQLVKDSVTYSNYTEHWPLTRGGSGLTSTLDDYMKFAQMLVHEGRLDSVEILKPETVKLMATNQLPDSITERSWLPSKGRVGFGIDFAVRVAPPENAEENNGVVGEFFWDGAASTLFWVDPVNELTAVMFVQLFPYDQIGLHKNFRDAVYGPLKTEN; encoded by the coding sequence ATGAATATTTTGTTAAGACAGCTTCAGAAACCCATTACCCTAGGTTTAGGCCTTGCACTCATACTTTCCGTATCCTGCAAGAAGGATATAAAAACCTTGGAAAAGGAAACCTCGGAAATTTCCGTGGTCACGGAATCCACAAAAAGTAGGATTGATTCCACATTAAAATCCTTTATTGATTCAGGTAATATCGCAGGTGTTTCGGCACTCATATATGAACAAGGACAGGAGGTGTATTACAATGCTTTTGGGTATGCGGACAAGGAATCTAAAAAACCAATGGAGCGCAATACCATTGTGCAGATATATTCCATGACCAAGCCCGTCACGGGCACGGCACTAATGACCTTATATGAAGAAGGAAAATTTGATTTGGATGATCCCATTTCCAAGTTCATCCCGGAATTTGCGGATATGCAGGTATACACCGGAGTAGATGCCAATGGAAATGTGACCACCGAACCCTTGGATAGACCAATAACCATTAGGGATGTTACCAGACATACCGCAGGCTTTCCCAATAGACCGGATATACCAGGGCTGAGTGAGCTGTTGGCCGATGCCGATGCCATGAACAGGGAAAATACCTTGACACAAATGGCCGAAAAAATGAGTAAAGTGCCGTTATGGTTTCAACCCGGAACGCAATGGGAATATGGACCCAGTGTTGATGTACAGGCCCTATTGGTAGAGAGGATTTCTGGAATTCCCTATGAAGAATATGTAAGGAAGAATGTATTGGATCCCTTGGGAATGGAAACAACGCGTTACTACATACCTGAAGAAGACAGGGACAGGTTTGCAAAACTATATAGAAGAACAGGTGAAGGACAACTGGTTAAGGATTCTGTAACTTATAGCAATTATACGGAACACTGGCCGCTGACCCGTGGAGGTTCTGGATTGACCTCGACCTTGGACGATTATATGAAATTCGCCCAAATGCTCGTCCATGAAGGACGTTTGGATTCCGTTGAAATACTAAAACCGGAAACCGTAAAATTAATGGCCACGAACCAATTGCCGGACAGTATTACCGAAAGGTCTTGGCTACCGAGCAAAGGCCGTGTAGGCTTTGGAATCGACTTTGCCGTTAGGGTAGCACCTCCTGAAAATGCCGAAGAAAATAACGGCGTGGTGGGCGAGTTCTTTTGGGACGGAGCGGCGAGTACGTTGTTCTGGGTGGACCCCGTCAATGAATTGACCGCCGTAATGTTCGTTCAACTCTTTCCTTATGACCAAATAGGCCTACATAAAAATTTTAGGGACGCCGTTTATGGCCCTCTAAAGACTGAAAATTAA
- a CDS encoding TlpA disulfide reductase family protein, which translates to MRLLQIFIALFFTLGTQSQHTVSGNFSPANSFRYLMVYHLETNGIQYVTDTGVKDGQFSFTLPNSVSPGIYRLVYAVPQDKYFIDIIYNCEEDIVFNFDLDSGLQIVSSEENTLYRDYFSKIDSAKDRLMDFYSKEKSNEQEYMSLVNNLKNIQEEYEAKSEETIAHHFISANAYYLPKKYIPLEEYLIEKKKHYFDHIDFRSPTLQASEFFADKILNYMFWAVPSGITDNNELIKEINKNVDFLATKLEVVPKALQVNLWNKAWQKANENKVYDVADHIMDTYLRKLALETGNENLITSIETQTRLRLGAVSPEITWEENGVKKSLSELSGASKYLVIFWSSTCPHCLNELPEVHEALKSMKDIQVLAVGLEDSAENWENTIPKLADFHHALALGKWESPYIKTFAIQQTPTYFILDKEKRFLDRPESAQAVIEYLK; encoded by the coding sequence ATGAGGTTATTACAGATTTTTATTGCATTATTTTTTACCCTTGGAACCCAATCACAACATACGGTTTCAGGGAATTTCTCTCCTGCCAACTCTTTTAGATACCTCATGGTGTACCATTTGGAAACCAATGGTATACAATATGTAACGGATACCGGTGTAAAGGATGGTCAGTTTTCATTTACCTTACCAAATTCAGTTTCACCGGGCATATATAGATTGGTCTATGCCGTTCCTCAGGATAAATATTTTATTGATATAATTTACAATTGCGAAGAAGATATTGTCTTTAATTTCGATTTGGATTCGGGCCTGCAAATTGTGAGTTCTGAGGAAAATACGCTTTATAGGGATTATTTTTCAAAGATAGACAGCGCAAAGGACAGATTGATGGATTTTTACAGCAAGGAAAAATCCAACGAACAGGAATACATGAGTTTGGTCAATAACCTTAAGAATATACAGGAAGAATATGAGGCAAAATCAGAAGAAACCATAGCTCACCACTTCATAAGCGCCAACGCTTACTACCTACCAAAGAAATATATACCACTTGAAGAATATTTGATTGAAAAGAAGAAGCATTATTTTGACCATATCGATTTTAGAAGTCCTACCCTACAGGCCTCGGAATTCTTTGCGGATAAAATATTGAACTACATGTTCTGGGCAGTTCCTTCGGGGATTACCGACAATAATGAACTTATTAAGGAAATCAATAAAAATGTAGACTTTTTGGCCACCAAATTGGAAGTGGTACCGAAGGCATTGCAGGTTAACTTATGGAACAAGGCATGGCAAAAAGCCAATGAAAATAAGGTTTATGATGTAGCGGACCATATAATGGATACCTATTTGAGGAAATTGGCCCTAGAAACCGGAAATGAAAATCTTATCACGAGCATTGAGACACAAACAAGGTTAAGATTAGGTGCCGTATCCCCAGAAATTACCTGGGAAGAAAATGGAGTAAAAAAATCCTTATCCGAACTTTCCGGTGCTTCAAAATATCTCGTTATTTTCTGGAGTAGTACTTGTCCCCATTGCTTAAATGAGTTACCCGAAGTTCATGAAGCACTTAAAAGCATGAAAGATATACAGGTCCTTGCCGTCGGACTTGAGGACAGTGCTGAAAATTGGGAAAACACAATTCCCAAGTTAGCTGATTTTCATCATGCCTTGGCACTTGGTAAATGGGAAAGTCCTTATATCAAAACTTTTGCCATACAACAGACACCAACATACTTTATTTTGGATAAGGAAAAACGCTTTCTGGACAGACCGGAAAGTGCCCAGGCGGTTATCGAATATTTAAAGTAA
- a CDS encoding aspartate kinase: MKTISSVVEHYIKKKPFLQSALAQGIINLTSLSRIVKPEIEAELGKDIRNGAIVMALKRLSDDLEFRATHKILKVLKNIGEITVRSSLTDYTFLASDKILVHQAKLLEEINENQDVFYTSSRGVNEINIVISSIMDDTVQKLFKDEKCTQKADNLSSITVKLPAENVSVPGIYYFIFQRLAWEGIILYEVISTTNEFTILVNDEQVDIAFKTIKDLKTL; the protein is encoded by the coding sequence ATGAAAACAATATCATCCGTTGTAGAGCACTACATTAAGAAGAAGCCCTTTTTGCAAAGTGCCTTGGCCCAAGGAATTATCAACCTTACGTCGCTTTCCAGAATTGTTAAACCCGAAATTGAAGCGGAACTCGGGAAGGACATACGAAATGGTGCCATTGTTATGGCATTGAAACGATTATCCGATGATCTCGAGTTTCGGGCTACGCACAAAATCCTTAAAGTTTTGAAGAATATCGGAGAAATTACCGTTAGGTCTTCCCTTACGGATTATACTTTTTTAGCTTCGGATAAAATTTTGGTACATCAAGCCAAGTTACTTGAGGAAATCAATGAGAATCAGGATGTTTTTTATACCTCCAGTAGGGGTGTGAACGAGATAAATATAGTAATCAGTAGTATCATGGATGATACGGTCCAAAAGTTGTTCAAGGATGAAAAGTGTACCCAGAAGGCAGATAATCTTTCCTCTATCACAGTAAAGTTACCCGCTGAGAATGTTTCGGTACCCGGTATCTACTATTTTATTTTCCAACGGTTGGCCTGGGAGGGAATTATTCTCTATGAGGTCATTTCCACAACCAATGAATTTACCATACTAGTAAATGATGAACAGGTAGATATAGCTTTCAAGACTATAAAGGATTTAAAGACTCTTTAA
- a CDS encoding YraN family protein: MGRHNEFGKEGEEIAKNYLLKKGYEICYQNYRYQKGEIDIVAKKDGVLAIVEVRSRSSRFIENIAETITPKKIKLLVMTADQYVTSSGLDVDIRFDIITILKVGGNLEIEHLEDAFYHF; encoded by the coding sequence ATGGGAAGGCATAATGAATTTGGAAAGGAAGGCGAGGAAATAGCCAAAAATTATCTTCTTAAAAAAGGATACGAAATCTGTTATCAAAATTACAGATATCAAAAGGGCGAAATCGATATCGTAGCAAAAAAGGACGGTGTTCTTGCTATTGTTGAAGTACGTTCTAGGAGTTCAAGATTCATTGAAAATATTGCGGAGACAATAACGCCAAAAAAAATAAAGCTGTTGGTTATGACTGCCGACCAATACGTTACTTCGTCAGGGTTGGATGTGGATATACGTTTCGATATTATTACCATATTAAAAGTAGGTGGAAATTTGGAAATAGAGCATTTGGAGGATGCCTTTTACCATTTTTGA